The following are encoded together in the Microbacterium sp. Root553 genome:
- the pta gene encoding phosphate acetyltransferase → MAQSIYITSAEGHTGKSTIALGVLDALMRVTPRVGVFRPIARSVTERDDVLELLLAHDGVQLDYEDCIGVTYDDVRDDPDRALSSIVARFKAVEAQCDAVVIIGSDYTDVASPAELGYNARIAANLAAPVLLVLSGRDQRRQAEQLGTTTARTPAAVGQIAALALSELDVERAELFAVAVNRADPDALEAIEDAVAAVRPEKTTPVWAIPEDRALVAPSIDGILTAVDGRLIKGDPDRLAREALTIVVAGMSMVNVLPRLTEESVVVIPADRTEVLLATLLADASGTFPRVAGIILNGPFPLPEPIVQLLDGFTSTVPIIATDLGTYDTAVRVMGARGRISPESRGRYDRALGLFQTHVDITELTTQLGLAESRVVTPLMFEYGLIERARADRRRIVLPEGDDDRILRAAATLLAREVADLTILGEESAVRARATELGVDISGAQVISPTDPEMVERFATEYARLRAHKGITLAQAADTVTDVSYFGTMMVHLGLADGMVSGAAHTTAHTIRPSFEIIKTKPGVTVVSSVFLMALADRVLVYGDCAVIPDPTSEQLADIAISSAATAQQFGIEPRIAMLSYSTGESGSGADVDKVRAATALVHERAPELLVEGPIQYDAAADAAVAKAKLPDSAVAGRATVFVFPDLNTGNNTYKAVQRSAGAVAIGPVLQGLNKPINDLSRGALVDDIVNTVAITAIQAQAEGATA, encoded by the coding sequence GTGGCGCAGAGCATCTACATCACCTCGGCCGAAGGTCATACCGGCAAGTCCACCATCGCCCTCGGCGTGCTCGATGCGCTCATGCGCGTCACGCCGCGGGTCGGGGTCTTCCGCCCGATCGCACGTTCCGTGACCGAACGCGACGACGTGCTCGAGCTCCTGCTCGCCCACGACGGCGTGCAGCTCGACTACGAGGACTGCATCGGCGTCACCTACGACGACGTCCGCGACGACCCGGATCGTGCGCTCTCGAGCATCGTCGCCCGGTTCAAGGCGGTCGAGGCCCAGTGCGATGCCGTCGTGATCATCGGCAGCGACTACACCGACGTGGCCAGCCCCGCCGAGCTCGGGTACAACGCCAGGATCGCCGCGAACCTCGCAGCCCCCGTCCTGCTCGTGTTGAGCGGCCGTGACCAGCGGCGTCAGGCCGAGCAGCTCGGGACAACCACCGCCCGCACGCCGGCCGCGGTGGGCCAGATCGCCGCGCTCGCGCTCTCCGAGCTCGACGTCGAGCGTGCCGAGCTCTTCGCCGTCGCCGTGAACCGGGCCGATCCCGACGCCCTCGAGGCGATCGAAGACGCCGTCGCCGCGGTGCGGCCGGAGAAGACCACCCCCGTGTGGGCGATCCCCGAGGACCGCGCCCTCGTGGCGCCGTCGATCGACGGCATCCTGACGGCTGTCGACGGCCGTCTCATCAAGGGAGACCCCGACAGGCTCGCTCGCGAGGCGCTGACGATCGTCGTCGCCGGGATGTCGATGGTCAACGTGCTCCCGCGGCTGACCGAGGAGTCGGTCGTCGTGATCCCGGCCGACCGCACCGAGGTGCTGCTGGCGACGTTGCTCGCCGACGCCTCGGGGACGTTCCCGCGGGTCGCCGGCATCATCCTGAACGGACCGTTCCCCCTGCCGGAGCCGATCGTGCAGCTGCTCGACGGCTTCACCTCGACCGTGCCGATCATCGCGACCGATCTGGGCACCTACGACACCGCGGTGCGGGTGATGGGAGCACGGGGGCGCATCTCACCGGAGTCGCGCGGCCGCTACGACCGTGCGCTCGGGCTCTTCCAGACCCACGTCGACATCACCGAGCTCACCACGCAGCTCGGTCTCGCAGAGTCGCGGGTCGTGACGCCGTTGATGTTCGAATACGGCCTCATCGAACGGGCGAGGGCCGACAGGCGGCGAATCGTGCTGCCCGAGGGCGACGACGACCGGATCCTCCGCGCCGCGGCGACCCTGCTGGCACGCGAGGTGGCCGATCTCACCATCCTCGGCGAGGAGTCGGCCGTGCGCGCGCGTGCGACCGAGCTCGGAGTCGACATCTCCGGTGCGCAGGTGATCAGCCCCACGGATCCTGAGATGGTGGAGAGGTTCGCGACCGAGTACGCCAGGCTCCGTGCGCACAAGGGGATCACCCTCGCGCAGGCCGCCGACACCGTCACGGACGTGTCGTACTTCGGCACGATGATGGTGCACCTCGGCCTCGCCGACGGCATGGTCTCGGGTGCGGCCCACACCACCGCGCACACGATCCGCCCGTCGTTCGAGATCATCAAGACGAAGCCGGGCGTCACCGTCGTCTCCAGCGTCTTCCTCATGGCGCTCGCCGACCGGGTGCTCGTCTACGGCGACTGCGCCGTCATCCCCGATCCGACCAGCGAGCAGCTCGCCGACATCGCGATCTCGTCGGCGGCCACCGCGCAGCAGTTCGGGATCGAGCCGCGCATCGCGATGCTGTCGTACTCGACGGGCGAGTCGGGGTCGGGCGCCGACGTCGACAAGGTGCGCGCCGCGACGGCACTCGTGCACGAGAGGGCGCCCGAACTGCTCGTCGAGGGTCCCATCCAGTACGACGCCGCGGCCGATGCCGCGGTCGCGAAGGCGAAGCTGCCCGACTCCGCCGTCGCCGGCCGCGCCACCGTCTTCGTGTTCCCCGACCTCAACACGGGCAACAACACCTACAAGGCCGTGCAGCGCTCCGCCGGCGCCGTGGCCATCGGGCCGGTGCTGCAGGGACTCAACAAGCCCATCAACGACCTCTCCCGTGGGGCTCTGGTCGACGACATCGTCAACACCGTGGCGATCACGGCGATCCAGGCGCAGGCCGAAGGAGCGACGGCATGA
- a CDS encoding acetate/propionate family kinase, with protein sequence MSAILVINSGSSSLKYSLIDIEDETELAAGLIERIGQDASAIRHTVRPAAGAGAATTMLDATYDSEQQLADHDAAFAVMLEQFAAHGPLLDEHPPVAVGHRVVHGGARFYAPTLVTPNVEEQIEELAVLAPLHNPANLAGIVAAKAVFSDVPHVAVFDTAFHQTLPPAAYTYAIDAELAAAHRVRRYGFHGTSHQFVSESAAAFLGRDLGTLRQLVFHLGNGASVTAVDGGRSVETSMGLTPLEGLVMGTRSGDLDPAALVHLSRRAGYSIDDLDALLNKRSGLQGLAGRSDMRDILAGRESGDQAATLAFDVYTHRLRAYAGAYIAQLGGVDVISFTAGVGENAAAVRAEAMATLGFAGVVIDAGRNAARERGIRRISADTSSVAVLVVPTNEELEIARQTSRLL encoded by the coding sequence ATGAGCGCCATCCTCGTGATCAACAGCGGCTCCTCGTCGTTGAAGTACAGCCTCATCGACATCGAGGACGAGACCGAGCTCGCCGCCGGTCTGATCGAGCGGATCGGTCAGGATGCCAGTGCGATCCGGCACACCGTGCGGCCCGCCGCCGGTGCGGGGGCCGCGACCACGATGCTCGACGCGACGTACGACTCCGAGCAGCAGCTCGCCGATCACGATGCCGCCTTCGCGGTGATGCTGGAGCAGTTCGCCGCGCACGGTCCGCTCCTCGACGAGCATCCGCCGGTCGCCGTCGGGCACCGCGTCGTGCACGGCGGCGCGCGGTTCTACGCGCCGACGCTCGTCACCCCGAACGTCGAGGAGCAGATCGAGGAGCTCGCGGTCCTCGCTCCGCTGCACAACCCGGCGAACCTGGCCGGGATCGTCGCGGCGAAGGCGGTCTTCTCCGACGTGCCGCACGTCGCGGTCTTCGACACCGCGTTCCACCAGACGCTCCCGCCCGCCGCGTACACCTACGCGATCGACGCCGAGCTCGCCGCCGCGCATCGGGTGCGACGCTACGGATTCCACGGGACCAGCCACCAGTTCGTGAGCGAATCGGCCGCCGCGTTCCTCGGCCGCGATCTCGGCACGCTCCGCCAGCTCGTCTTCCACCTCGGGAACGGCGCCTCGGTCACGGCCGTCGACGGCGGGCGGTCGGTCGAGACCTCGATGGGCCTGACCCCGCTGGAGGGACTCGTCATGGGCACGCGCTCGGGCGACCTCGACCCCGCCGCCCTCGTGCACCTCTCGCGGCGCGCCGGGTATTCGATCGACGATCTCGACGCGCTGCTCAACAAGCGCAGCGGTCTGCAGGGGCTCGCCGGACGCAGCGACATGCGCGACATCCTCGCCGGTCGCGAGAGCGGCGACCAGGCGGCGACGCTCGCGTTCGACGTCTACACCCACCGCCTGCGCGCCTACGCCGGGGCCTACATCGCCCAGCTCGGCGGCGTCGATGTCATCTCGTTCACCGCGGGCGTCGGCGAGAACGCTGCGGCGGTCCGCGCCGAGGCGATGGCGACCCTCGGATTCGCGGGCGTCGTCATCGACGCCGGACGCAATGCCGCGCGTGAACGCGGCATCCGTCGGATCTCCGCCGACACCTCCTCGGTGGCGGTGCTGGTCGTCCCGACGAACGAGGAGCTGGAGATCGCCAGACAGACCTCGCGCCTGCTCTGA
- a CDS encoding HAD family hydrolase — protein sequence MPEALPDLLRADGVLFDLDGVLTPTAEVHMRAWKAVFDEVFERLSLTPEYSDADYFDYVDGKKRYDGVASLMRSRNVEIPWGAVDDPPEAETICGIGNRKNAAFAASLRAEGIAPFPGSLAVVEKLAAAGVPLGVVSSSKNAEEVLAAAGIRSFFRVVVDGVVAERDDLASKPAADMFRAGAIALGVDPARSIAVEDATSGAASAAAAGFADVVGVDRGAGAEALRAAGATVVVEDLDAFLADATHEPAQTTAHQAAPSGTEETA from the coding sequence GTGCCCGAAGCCCTGCCCGATCTGCTCCGCGCCGACGGCGTCCTGTTCGACCTCGACGGCGTGCTGACCCCCACCGCCGAGGTGCACATGCGCGCCTGGAAGGCGGTGTTCGACGAGGTGTTCGAGCGCCTGTCGCTGACCCCCGAGTACTCGGATGCCGACTACTTCGATTACGTCGACGGCAAGAAGCGCTACGACGGGGTGGCGAGCCTGATGCGCAGCCGCAACGTCGAGATCCCCTGGGGCGCCGTCGACGATCCGCCCGAGGCCGAGACCATCTGCGGCATCGGCAATCGCAAGAACGCGGCCTTCGCCGCCTCCTTGCGCGCCGAGGGCATCGCTCCGTTCCCCGGCTCGCTCGCGGTCGTCGAGAAGCTCGCCGCCGCCGGCGTGCCGCTGGGCGTCGTCTCGAGTTCGAAGAACGCCGAGGAGGTGTTGGCCGCCGCCGGCATCCGCTCGTTCTTCCGCGTCGTCGTCGACGGGGTCGTGGCCGAACGCGATGACCTCGCCTCCAAGCCCGCCGCCGACATGTTCCGCGCCGGCGCGATCGCCCTGGGCGTCGACCCGGCGCGCAGCATCGCCGTCGAGGATGCGACCTCGGGTGCGGCGTCCGCCGCCGCCGCCGGATTCGCCGATGTCGTGGGCGTGGATCGCGGCGCGGGGGCCGAGGCCCTGCGTGCCGCAGGAGCCACCGTCGTGGTCGAGGACCTCGACGCGTTCCTCGCCGACGCCACGCACGAACCCGCACAGACCACCGCACACCAGGCCGCCCCTTCCGGCACCGAGGAGACCGCATGA
- a CDS encoding glycoside hydrolase family 65 protein, with protein MIARDRFPVDPWRLIETRYSEDGVGETLFGVGNGYLGLRGNHIEGRGAHEHGTFINGLHETWPIRHAEQAYGFAEVGQTIVNAPDAKVMRVYVDDEPISFDEADVREYRRTLDMRTGVLERVVVWETPSGKRVRMRDERIVSFEERHLAVLRLEVVVENADAPVTVSCQMINRQDGAGVYAGTPNEAKSGFDPRKSEKIAERVLEPAEYWQDGLRSALSYSVSASGMTVAVVADHIIETENDYTSRTLIEADISKNVFRVQAKAGVPITVTKLVSYHTSRGVPPRELVDRCRRSLDRVAFEGVQAQFDRQAEWLAAFWERSDVQIGGHDDIQQATRWCLLQLAQASARADGTGVPAKGVSGSGYSGHYFWDTEIYVLPFLTYTSPQWARNALRARALMLPAARRRASQLNEAGALFPWRTINGEEASAYYAAGTAQYHINADVSFALGKYVRATGDEDFLRREGIDIAIETARLWATLGFWRTSRLVADPSDDGVETFHIHGVTGPDEYTTVVNDNLYTNVMARYNLRYAARVVREAREANGEEFARVVERTGLAEGEAEGWERAADAMFIPFSETLGIHPQDSLFLEREVWDLAHTPPEQRPLLLHFHPLVIYRFQVLKQADVVLALFLQGNHFTPEEKKADFDYYDPLTTGDSTLSAVVQSILAAEVGYQDLALQYFRQSLFVDLHDLHHNAADGVHVASAGGVWTALVCGFGGMRDYAGELSFDPRLPADWPSLSYPLQWQGSTLQITLTTDELRVHVGSGGPVSFTVREVAYTATSDEDVVVPLADQGPRIEGRPSLRQFADALRDDGTLISASVPVITTVIPVIEPID; from the coding sequence ATGATCGCCCGCGACCGCTTCCCCGTCGACCCCTGGCGGCTCATCGAGACGCGCTACTCCGAGGACGGCGTGGGGGAGACCCTCTTCGGCGTCGGGAACGGCTACCTCGGTCTGCGCGGCAACCACATCGAGGGACGCGGAGCACACGAGCACGGCACCTTCATCAACGGGCTCCACGAGACCTGGCCGATCCGCCACGCCGAGCAGGCCTACGGGTTCGCGGAGGTCGGGCAGACGATCGTCAACGCACCGGATGCCAAGGTCATGCGCGTCTACGTCGACGATGAGCCGATCTCGTTCGACGAGGCGGACGTGCGCGAGTACCGGCGCACGCTCGACATGCGCACCGGCGTGCTCGAGCGCGTCGTGGTCTGGGAGACGCCCTCGGGGAAGCGCGTGCGGATGCGCGACGAGCGCATCGTCAGCTTCGAAGAGCGTCACCTGGCGGTGCTGCGCCTCGAGGTCGTCGTCGAGAACGCCGATGCCCCGGTCACCGTCAGCTGCCAGATGATCAACCGTCAGGACGGGGCCGGCGTCTACGCGGGCACCCCGAACGAGGCGAAGAGCGGGTTCGACCCGCGCAAGTCCGAGAAGATCGCCGAGCGCGTGCTCGAGCCTGCGGAGTACTGGCAGGACGGCCTGCGCTCGGCGCTGTCGTACTCGGTCTCGGCGTCGGGGATGACCGTCGCGGTCGTCGCCGACCACATCATCGAGACCGAGAACGACTACACCTCGCGCACCCTCATCGAGGCGGACATCTCGAAGAACGTGTTCCGCGTGCAGGCCAAGGCGGGCGTGCCCATCACGGTCACCAAGCTCGTGAGCTACCACACGTCCCGCGGTGTCCCCCCGCGCGAGCTCGTCGACCGCTGCCGTCGCTCGCTCGACCGGGTCGCGTTCGAGGGCGTGCAGGCGCAGTTCGACCGCCAGGCCGAATGGCTGGCGGCCTTCTGGGAGCGGAGCGACGTGCAGATCGGCGGGCACGACGACATCCAGCAGGCGACCCGGTGGTGCCTGCTGCAGCTCGCCCAGGCCTCCGCGCGCGCCGACGGCACCGGCGTGCCGGCCAAGGGCGTCTCGGGATCGGGCTACAGCGGCCACTACTTCTGGGACACCGAGATCTACGTCCTGCCGTTCCTCACCTACACGTCGCCGCAGTGGGCCAGGAACGCCCTGCGCGCCAGGGCGCTCATGCTCCCCGCGGCACGCCGCAGGGCCTCGCAGCTGAACGAGGCCGGCGCACTGTTCCCCTGGCGCACCATCAACGGCGAGGAGGCATCGGCCTACTACGCCGCGGGCACCGCGCAGTACCACATCAACGCCGACGTCAGCTTCGCGCTGGGCAAGTACGTCCGCGCGACCGGCGACGAGGACTTCCTGCGCCGTGAGGGCATCGACATCGCGATCGAGACGGCGCGACTGTGGGCGACGCTCGGCTTCTGGCGCACGTCGCGCCTCGTCGCCGACCCGAGCGACGACGGCGTCGAGACCTTCCACATCCACGGGGTCACGGGCCCCGACGAGTACACGACCGTCGTGAACGACAACCTGTACACGAACGTCATGGCCCGCTACAACCTGCGCTATGCAGCGCGTGTCGTGCGGGAAGCGCGCGAGGCGAACGGCGAGGAGTTCGCCAGGGTCGTCGAGCGCACGGGCCTCGCCGAGGGCGAGGCGGAGGGATGGGAGCGCGCCGCCGACGCGATGTTCATCCCGTTCAGCGAGACGCTCGGCATCCACCCGCAGGACTCCCTGTTCCTCGAGCGCGAGGTCTGGGATCTCGCGCACACGCCGCCGGAGCAGCGGCCCCTGCTGCTGCACTTCCACCCGCTGGTCATCTACCGGTTCCAGGTGCTCAAGCAGGCGGATGTCGTGCTGGCGCTCTTCCTGCAGGGCAACCACTTCACGCCCGAGGAGAAGAAGGCGGACTTCGACTACTACGACCCGCTGACCACGGGCGACTCGACGCTGTCGGCGGTCGTGCAGTCGATCCTCGCCGCGGAGGTCGGCTACCAGGACCTCGCCCTGCAGTACTTCCGGCAGTCGCTCTTCGTCGATCTTCACGACCTGCACCACAACGCGGCGGACGGCGTGCATGTGGCCTCCGCCGGAGGCGTGTGGACGGCGCTCGTGTGCGGCTTCGGCGGTATGCGCGATTACGCGGGCGAACTCAGCTTCGATCCGCGCCTTCCCGCCGACTGGCCGTCGCTGTCGTATCCGCTGCAGTGGCAGGGGTCGACGCTCCAGATCACTCTGACCACCGACGAGCTGCGCGTGCACGTGGGCTCCGGGGGTCCGGTCTCGTTCACCGTGCGTGAGGTCGCCTACACCGCCACCTCCGACGAGGACGTCGTCGTGCCGCTGGCCGACCAGGGTCCGCGCATCGAGGGACGCCCGTCGCTGCGTCAGTTCGCGGATGCGCTTCGCGACGACGGCACCCTGATCTCGGCATCCGTGCCGGTGATCACGACCGTCATCCCGGTGATCGAGCCGATCGACTGA
- a CDS encoding DNA polymerase III subunit gamma and tau yields MTTALYRRYRPESFGEMIGQSQVTEPLMTALRGDRVGHAYLFSGPRGCGKTTSARILARCLNCAEGPTDVPCGTCPSCVELSRAGGGSLDVVEIDAASHNGVDDARDLRERATFAPSRDRYKIFILDEAHMVTPQGFNALLKLVEEPPEHVKFIFATTEPEKVLGTIRSRTHHYPFRLVPPAAMLEYVEKLCTEEGVVAERGVLPLVVRAGGGSPRDTLSLLDQLIAGSDSPAGSETVTVAYERAVALLGYTHAALLDEIVDALAAADAAAAFPAIDRVVQTGQDPRRFVDDLLERLRDLIVIAAVGAGASSVLRGLAEDELTRMRAQAESFGSARLSRTADVVSAALDDMSGATSPRLHLELMVARVLAAATAVAAPATPATAGAASAPARQTPSATEQAKPSVSEQAKSSVSEQAKSSVTDRGGSAVAEATPPSDAGDGTAGAATPESESPESVSPAADTTAAPAPASAASAPAEPAAAPAGPVSFEDLTAAWPAILKRLEDVSRTSWLLATAVQPLAFVAETEVLTLGFASQHDVAKFKGTTPGSGPSDHLRSAIEQQLGVRVKYLPAPMPAGGAPRQPATPAAGRPSADAPASEPASARPPRAQTPAASTGPVTEWAVAAIPASVDAAPAAPAARTSTAVAAPVAPAEQIEPVAPVDPAIPASPATPVAGSAAPSLDGPAPSDEPPYPVDEEPPYFDDEPPYDPSYEPAPSGPTPARAQNSAPTSPRSATASDAPVQVTGSPVRTVAAAAPAPVITERAPGGGVQRYGEAVIRQVLGATFVREEPYEPPTRFS; encoded by the coding sequence GTGACCACAGCCCTCTACCGCCGATACCGCCCCGAGTCGTTCGGCGAGATGATCGGGCAGTCCCAGGTGACCGAACCGCTGATGACCGCCCTGCGAGGCGACAGGGTCGGCCACGCCTATCTGTTCTCCGGACCGCGCGGATGCGGCAAGACGACCTCCGCCCGCATCCTCGCCCGGTGCCTGAACTGCGCCGAGGGCCCCACCGATGTCCCCTGCGGCACGTGCCCGAGCTGCGTCGAGCTGTCGCGTGCGGGTGGCGGATCGCTCGACGTGGTCGAGATCGACGCGGCCAGCCACAACGGTGTCGACGACGCCCGTGATCTGCGCGAGCGGGCGACCTTCGCCCCCAGCCGCGACCGCTACAAGATCTTCATCCTCGACGAGGCGCACATGGTGACGCCGCAGGGATTCAACGCGCTGCTGAAGCTCGTCGAAGAGCCGCCGGAGCACGTCAAGTTCATCTTCGCGACCACGGAGCCAGAGAAGGTGCTCGGCACGATCCGCTCGCGCACGCACCACTACCCCTTCCGGCTGGTGCCGCCGGCGGCGATGCTCGAGTACGTCGAGAAGCTCTGCACCGAAGAGGGCGTCGTCGCCGAGCGCGGCGTGCTGCCGCTGGTGGTCCGCGCCGGCGGCGGGTCCCCGCGAGACACCCTCTCGCTGCTCGACCAGCTGATCGCCGGCTCCGATTCCCCGGCCGGTTCAGAGACCGTCACCGTGGCGTACGAGCGGGCCGTGGCGCTGCTCGGATACACCCATGCGGCATTGCTCGACGAGATCGTCGACGCTCTGGCCGCCGCCGACGCCGCTGCCGCCTTCCCGGCGATCGACCGCGTCGTGCAGACGGGTCAGGACCCGCGTCGGTTCGTCGATGATCTGCTCGAACGACTCCGCGACCTCATCGTGATCGCGGCGGTCGGGGCCGGCGCCTCTTCGGTGCTGCGCGGACTCGCCGAAGACGAACTCACACGCATGCGTGCGCAGGCCGAGTCCTTCGGCTCCGCGCGACTGTCGCGCACGGCAGACGTCGTCAGCGCTGCCCTCGACGACATGTCCGGCGCGACATCGCCCCGACTCCACCTCGAGCTGATGGTCGCGCGCGTTCTCGCCGCGGCGACAGCTGTCGCCGCACCGGCGACGCCGGCGACCGCAGGAGCTGCGAGCGCGCCCGCACGGCAGACGCCGTCGGCGACGGAGCAGGCGAAGCCGTCTGTGTCCGAGCAGGCGAAGTCGTCTGTGTCCGAGCAGGCGAAGTCGTCTGTGACTGATCGGGGAGGGTCGGCCGTGGCCGAGGCCACTCCTCCGTCGGATGCCGGCGATGGCACGGCAGGCGCCGCCACGCCCGAGTCCGAGTCGCCCGAGTCCGTGTCGCCCGCGGCCGACACGACCGCGGCTCCGGCGCCGGCCTCTGCCGCATCAGCGCCCGCCGAGCCCGCCGCCGCACCGGCCGGTCCGGTGAGCTTCGAGGACCTCACCGCGGCCTGGCCCGCGATCCTCAAGCGGCTCGAAGACGTCAGCCGCACCTCGTGGCTCCTGGCCACCGCCGTGCAGCCCCTGGCCTTCGTGGCCGAGACCGAGGTGCTCACGCTCGGCTTCGCCAGTCAGCACGACGTCGCCAAGTTCAAGGGGACGACACCGGGATCCGGGCCCTCCGACCACCTGCGGAGCGCGATCGAACAGCAGCTCGGGGTGCGCGTCAAGTACCTGCCCGCGCCGATGCCGGCCGGTGGCGCACCCCGTCAGCCCGCGACTCCCGCCGCCGGCCGCCCGAGCGCCGACGCCCCCGCATCGGAGCCTGCGTCAGCGCGCCCACCGCGCGCTCAGACACCGGCCGCCTCGACGGGCCCCGTGACGGAGTGGGCGGTGGCCGCTATTCCGGCATCCGTCGATGCTGCTCCGGCCGCGCCCGCAGCGCGGACGTCGACCGCAGTGGCCGCTCCGGTCGCGCCCGCAGAGCAGATCGAGCCCGTCGCCCCGGTCGACCCCGCCATCCCGGCCTCCCCGGCCACCCCGGTGGCAGGCAGCGCGGCGCCGTCGCTCGACGGACCGGCCCCGAGCGACGAACCGCCCTATCCGGTCGACGAGGAGCCGCCGTACTTCGATGACGAGCCGCCGTACGATCCGTCGTACGAGCCCGCACCGAGCGGCCCCACCCCGGCGCGGGCGCAGAACTCCGCGCCGACGTCTCCGCGGTCGGCGACCGCATCCGACGCTCCCGTGCAGGTCACGGGATCGCCGGTGCGCACGGTCGCGGCGGCCGCACCAGCCCCGGTCATCACCGAGCGTGCCCCCGGCGGGGGAGTCCAGCGCTACGGTGAGGCCGTGATCCGCCAGGTGCTCGGCGCGACATTCGTGCGCGAAGAGCCCTACGAGCCCCCGACGAGGTTCTCCTGA
- the recR gene encoding recombination mediator RecR, with amino-acid sequence MYDGIVQELIDEFGRLPGIGPKSAQRIAFHILQTPTFDVARLSELLVEIRVRVRFCEICGNVAEQERCTICRDPRRNPALICVVEDAKDVAAIERTREFRGLYHVLGGAISPIAGIGPDDLRIAQLMTRLADGTVQEVILATNPNLEGEATASYLSRLLTTMEITVSRLASGLPVGGDLEYADEVTLGRAFEGRRVL; translated from the coding sequence ATGTATGACGGAATCGTTCAGGAACTGATCGACGAGTTCGGCCGGCTCCCCGGAATCGGACCCAAGTCGGCGCAGCGCATCGCCTTCCACATCCTGCAGACGCCGACCTTCGACGTCGCTCGGCTCTCCGAGCTGCTGGTCGAGATCCGCGTGCGCGTCCGGTTCTGCGAGATCTGCGGCAACGTCGCGGAGCAGGAGCGCTGCACGATCTGCCGCGATCCTCGTCGCAACCCAGCGCTGATCTGCGTCGTCGAAGACGCGAAGGACGTCGCCGCCATCGAGCGCACACGCGAATTCCGAGGTCTGTACCACGTGCTCGGCGGCGCGATCAGTCCGATCGCCGGCATCGGGCCCGATGATCTGCGCATCGCGCAGCTCATGACGCGTCTCGCCGACGGCACGGTGCAGGAGGTCATCCTCGCCACGAACCCCAACCTCGAAGGCGAGGCGACGGCCAGCTACCTGAGCCGCCTGCTCACCACGATGGAGATCACCGTGTCGCGCCTCGCCTCCGGACTCCCGGTCGGCGGCGACCTCGAGTACGCCGACGAGGTCACCCTCGGCCGTGCGTTCGAGGGACGGCGCGTGCTGTGA
- a CDS encoding DMT family transporter, with the protein MTPQGGFTRRGWLLFAAMALLWGVPYLFISIAVESLSPPAIVAGRTLIAALILLPFALRGGALRTALRHWPWVLLFGAVEMAGPFVLLGHAEMTLPSGMTGLLVATVPLFAALIALGGGDRGVLRPTRAIGLLVGFVGVAIVVAGPGLFGGQVSLLAAGEVLLVAVLYAIAPFIIARKLSDVPSLGTITLSLLMIGVIYLPIGILTQHRMPTLPSLAALLALAVICTAVAFLAFFALIREVGPVRAPLFTYVNPVVAILLGALVLAEPLTPGLLMGFPLIVAGCWLAATGGRLRASKAVPPASVAPDLTPAPLPPAP; encoded by the coding sequence GTGACCCCGCAGGGCGGGTTCACCCGCCGCGGGTGGCTGCTCTTCGCAGCGATGGCCCTGCTGTGGGGTGTGCCCTACCTCTTCATCAGCATCGCGGTCGAGTCGCTCTCGCCGCCGGCGATCGTCGCGGGGCGCACACTCATCGCCGCGCTGATCCTGCTCCCGTTCGCCCTGCGCGGGGGCGCATTGCGCACGGCGCTCAGGCACTGGCCCTGGGTCCTCCTGTTCGGCGCCGTCGAGATGGCCGGGCCGTTCGTGCTGCTCGGCCACGCCGAGATGACCCTGCCCTCGGGGATGACCGGCCTGCTCGTGGCGACCGTGCCGCTGTTCGCCGCGCTCATCGCCCTCGGCGGGGGAGATCGCGGTGTGCTGCGCCCCACCCGCGCGATCGGCCTCCTCGTGGGTTTCGTCGGGGTGGCGATCGTCGTCGCAGGACCAGGGCTCTTCGGCGGCCAGGTCAGCCTGCTCGCCGCCGGCGAGGTGCTCCTCGTGGCGGTCCTCTACGCCATCGCTCCGTTCATCATCGCGCGCAAGCTCAGCGACGTCCCCTCGCTCGGCACCATCACGCTCTCCCTGCTCATGATCGGCGTGATCTACCTGCCGATCGGAATCCTCACCCAGCATCGGATGCCGACGCTGCCCTCGCTCGCGGCGCTCCTCGCGCTGGCCGTCATCTGCACGGCGGTCGCCTTCCTGGCCTTCTTCGCGCTCATCCGCGAGGTGGGACCCGTGCGGGCGCCGCTGTTCACCTACGTCAATCCGGTGGTGGCGATCCTTCTGGGAGCGCTCGTGCTGGCCGAGCCGCTGACGCCGGGTCTGCTGATGGGCTTCCCCCTGATCGTCGCCGGATGCTGGCTCGCGGCCACCGGCGGTCGCCTGCGTGCATCGAAAGCGGTGCCGCCGGCATCCGTCGCTCCCGATCTCACCCCCGCTCCGCTCCCGCCCGCTCCCTGA